GCTCATCCATCCCTGGTCATATAATTCCTTTAGGGCGGCTAAGTTAGGATTGAGGCCCTGCATGTCATTCAGCGCTATAACGTTGGGTTGCTGTATGGCAATAGTCTTGCGTTTCTGGTAGTAAATATCATCGCAATAGGGCACAACGGTATTCAGTCCGTCGTTACCGCCTGAAAGCTGGATAACCACCAGATTTTTAAAACCGCTGAGTTGCGAGCCATCGGCAGCAAAAGCTTCAAATGGCTTTAGAAAAGCCGGCATCATTAAAGCGGTTGACGCCAGCGCGGTTTTCTTTAAAAACTCCCTTCTTTCCATGCAATTTTATATTTAATGAGTGAAGGAGTGAGTTGTGAATGAGTGAATAAAAGCAATCACTCATTCGCTCATTCACAATTCACTCATTGATTGAATTCACTCATTCGCTTAACATAACTGATACTCTGGTGTTGATACCACCTGTATCAACATGGTTTTTATATCTGGTGCACTGTTTACTTCGTCTAATACCCGGGCAGACATGGTTGGTTCCAGCATAAACTGGGCGATCTCCGGATGCGGTGTTTTTAGCGGGATCTTCTGGAAAAACCTGTCCCAGTCTGGCACCGTAAGCGTGCGTTTAATTACATTGAACTGCTGCCTTTTGGTGGCGGCCAGGTATGCCTGGTCTTCGGGTGTTGGCTTGCCGTTAAAATCAATTATTCCGGCGCTAAGTATAGTGCTGGGTATCTTCATGCGGTACATGAGCGATGAGCTGTCAATCCAGCTGCGCCCGCCCGGCCAGCCGGCCACGTTTGGCGGCCGGAACAATACCTGCCCCAATGTGCGCTGAAACTGCATCAGCACATCAGGGTTTTGATAATTCACATAAAACTGGCGATTCAATCCCACCAGAAACTCCACCGGCGATTTGATGAGGTTGCCAATGTTCTTATCGTCATAAAACCAATCGGCCGTAAAAACAAATTCCAACAGTGGCGTAATCTCGTAGTTGTTTTTGTAAAACAGATCGGCCATCTGGCTAATGTGTCCATCATCTGGTATATCATTTACCAGATAACGGTACAGCTTGGTGCAGATATACTTTGCCGTAACCGGGTTTTTGATGATGATATCGATGATGTCTTCGCCGCAAAAATTGGCCTGGTTACCCAAAAAAGTTTTAACGCCTGTATCATGCACGCCCGGCCTGAAAACAAACGAGGCCGTTTTGCCATCATACTGCCAGCCGGTAAATGCCCGGGCCGACTCTTTAATGTCCTGCTCGGTATAATTGCCGCGCCCCATGGTGAAAAGCTCCATCAGTTCGCGAGCAAAATTCTCATTCGGGTGGTTTTTAACGTTTTGCTGATTGTTCAAAAACTGCAGCATGCCCGGTGCTTGTGATACCTGGATGAGCATGGTTTTGAAATTTCCCAGTGCATTGGCGCGCTCAATATTATTCAGCTGTTGCTCATAATAAGAGTTGCCAATGTTACAGGCAAAATGGTTGTGCCAAAACAGCGTCATCTTCTCGCGCAGCTGCGCATCACTGGTAGACATTTGCTGCATCCATGTATTGTTAAGGGCTTTCTCCTGCTTGTTGCGCTCCTCTTGTATGGCTTTCTTTTCGTCTTCTGATTGATTGGGATGGTAACGTAAATCCAGGTTCTCTGTCACCACCTTGATGTTTTGTATCTGCACAGATGCCTCAAAAAGTTTTTTTGCGGCTTTTTTTACAGACCAATTTTCATGCTGATGCAAATCTTCAAACCGGATACCAAAGCCAGCACGGGCATATAGGTGTTTTATTTGCCTGGAATTGTTCATAGATGCAGGGGTATTAAATACTAAGACTCTGTATGTTAGAAAAAGTTTGAAAAATTTTGATTAATAAATCAGTCAGAATTTATTGTTTAGTATTACTTTTAATACAGATTGACCAAATCTTAATCGCAATGAAAAGAATTATTATGCCGGCCATACTATGGCTGGGTGTTACCTCCGTGCAGGCCCAAACTCCTGTGGCCAAACCTCT
This region of Mucilaginibacter yixingensis genomic DNA includes:
- a CDS encoding DUF1800 family protein gives rise to the protein MNNSRQIKHLYARAGFGIRFEDLHQHENWSVKKAAKKLFEASVQIQNIKVVTENLDLRYHPNQSEDEKKAIQEERNKQEKALNNTWMQQMSTSDAQLREKMTLFWHNHFACNIGNSYYEQQLNNIERANALGNFKTMLIQVSQAPGMLQFLNNQQNVKNHPNENFARELMELFTMGRGNYTEQDIKESARAFTGWQYDGKTASFVFRPGVHDTGVKTFLGNQANFCGEDIIDIIIKNPVTAKYICTKLYRYLVNDIPDDGHISQMADLFYKNNYEITPLLEFVFTADWFYDDKNIGNLIKSPVEFLVGLNRQFYVNYQNPDVLMQFQRTLGQVLFRPPNVAGWPGGRSWIDSSSLMYRMKIPSTILSAGIIDFNGKPTPEDQAYLAATKRQQFNVIKRTLTVPDWDRFFQKIPLKTPHPEIAQFMLEPTMSARVLDEVNSAPDIKTMLIQVVSTPEYQLC